The following nucleotide sequence is from Apium graveolens cultivar Ventura chromosome 4, ASM990537v1, whole genome shotgun sequence.
gtcataggcttccattcctttggtagaggccttagaaattttaagttggagtctttgacctggtacactctaccatacagcttcaatccatttaacagtttttgaaatctattgaaagtatcatttaatgattcaccttcttcaaagtgaaaatattcatactgttgaatgagaagctgcattttgttttctctaacttgctagGTACCTTCACAAAGgagttgtacagtatcccaaatttccttagcagagaggctattaatgacattatcaaacatgtCTTTGTCTAGGACATTaaatagaatgttcatggccttcttgtccttgtgaacctcttcaatatcttcaggaGTCCATTATGCTCTTGgtttgggaatagactgtccaacagcaactgtgggAGTAGCAACTGTGGCCACTTTATGAGGAAtatgaggaccattctcaatgcagtttatgtagctttcatcttgtgagagaagatgtagatgcatcttcactttccagtgatgatagttatctctttccaagactggaatcttcactccaatatccttcttactcatgatgttagttgaatagatctttaaactctttgtatgtcaagagcctgctctgataccaattattatttcacaatgaactaacaatgagatttaaagaagaggggttgaatgtaaatctcaaaacttttttaagttttgagcagtttataaagactaaGTGTGTGAAGAAAAAATTTGTTTAAATTGCTTTGTGATGGTGCAGACAGGTTTATATTCAAGaacacaaatataaagaacacaaaagctttaaaaacttttctggtggattgttgttccaccagagatgtatatataagaaaatctgtgatacaaatgaattgtacacagctgcttcctaatacaaactagatgatgttctctctatgtttttctaaatagctctggaaaattcacatctaattactagctacaacttggtttatataccaccaagtttacaagtgaagataaaaataaaatcaataataaactggtcttcacatgtttcttcttcatttctctgtccaatgtAATCCAAGGTAAACAgagaatctttgaatacttccttgtttttcaccagaatggaaatgctgctcattctttgattcctccaagaggctgccacattccaattgtctctgtcaacccatttgcctctgtcagcttatgaattgtcactatcaactgctatggaattgaacatccgttgaagctttatccgttgaaggctttATCCATTAATGCTTCATCAGTTGATgctcttatccgttgatgcatcTATCCATTgatgctttagagacatccgttgatgctttagcagttgaagctttatccgttgaagcactcatccgttgatggatgttatccgttgaagctttagagacatccgttgaagctttgtttcttatccgttgaaggcttgtaacttatcagttgatactacttcacttatataaaattacaaggcatgaaatatttacaattagccttcctatttgcatatccactagtagtcaacatgacttataaatTCCTACAACTTTTAAGAATTATAGCTTGAATACAAAGACTggaatgtgctacaatactaaacttatttataagtaaagctactccatcaacggataaccaaaGTGGTCTTActcgttgaggctacaaacactaaatttctacttaagtgttttgttaaacttatcatcaaactaataaacatatattcctaacattatGTTCAATGCTTTTTAATTCAATAAAAGAAATGTATTCAAATTGTGGTTCTTGCTTTCAAATTATCAAGTGGTACATTTAAAGATATAATAATTTGACACCCATAACTATTCATTGGCTTCCAGTGCCCAATTGTGCTCTACCAAATCATTTTGGAGCATTGTATGGACATAAGCTGATTCCAAGTTTTCAATATGATTCCAAAATGCTTGTTGATTTCTTTCATCTCTTTGTACTGGTGCAAAAGGAATTCTAACTCCATTATAATCTACCGGCCCGTCACAAACCCGTGATGCTAATGGATTAATTAGATCTTCTTCTACTGACTCCACAAATTCATCTTCAACAAATTCATCCTCAACAATCATGTTATGCAATATGATGCAAGTCATCATGATACTTCTAAGTGTGGAATGCTTATGCATCCGAGCACCGTGACGAAGAATTGCCCATCGAGATTGCAAGATACCAAAACACCTCTTTACATCTTTGCGATATGCTTCCTGTTTCTTAGCAAATAATTTATGTGCTTGAGTGGCAGGATTTGATATGGTTTTTACAAATATTGAATACCTAGAATAAATCCCATCAGCAAGATAATAAGCATTACTGTATCTTTTGCCATTGACGTGAAACACCACCGTTGGGCTATCTCCTGCGATAATTTATCAAATACGGGAGATTGACCTAGAACGTTAATATCATTTTGAGCTCCAGGTACACCGAAAAAAGCGTGCCACACCAAAGTGTCATAGAAAGCAACGGCCTCTAGAATGATAGTCGGACGTCCTTTTCGACCACTATAAGCTCCATCCCACCCACTTGGACAGTTCTTCCATTCCCAGTGCATACATTCGATACTCCCAATCATACCTGGAAATCCTCTTTGTTCGCCTGTTGCTAGAAGCCTTCTTAAATCTGCAGATATTGGAGCACGAAGGTACTCTTTACCAAAGAGTTTTTCCACTTGCTCATAAAATTTTTTCATGCACTCAAGTGTAGTTGATTCTCCCATTCGACATATTTCGACACATTGACCAGCTGCTGCACCATAAGCTAACATTTGTAATGCAGCAGTCATTTTTTGTTGGGGGTAGCAACCCCAGTAATCCAACCGTATCTGCTTTTTAATGCCAATAGGAATCTTGAGTGCAAAGAGCTATCATGATACGATTGAAAGCATGAGGGCGCATTCTATACCTTCGACGGAAGTCATCTTTACTGAATATTGGATGATCAACGAAGTAATCTTCTATGAGATTTTTCCCCTCGATAGCCTTTGTCTTTGATGATTGGGAGATTTTCCATACCGTGAGCCGCGCCCTTGTGGTTTATTTGAAGTATCGATGAAGTCCATCACCATTGCCACGTCAGTGACCATGGTATTCATGATTTCAGACACTTTTTGACTGTGTTGTTGCCTCTGACTCAACAATCTTTTCAATGCATTCATTTCGACAACAAATTATAATAATTTTGAGATACTATACTCAAAAGATCATGATATTATTTGTGGACAATTTTTCTATCTAGAAATTTAGATCAAGATGTACAAGTGTCATTACGTGATTCAACGATATCCACAACCTTATCAAAAATCTAAAATTATATAGCATactattattgaatattatttgtgAGACTATTAAATAATGGATATGGACTTAAATTTAtgatataaatttaaaatatttatttgatGAATAGTAATCGATGAATTGATGGAGTTTCATGGGTGCATAAAAATCAACAAAAATAGTTGATTCACCATGAATAGTAATCAACTCCATCAATTGAATCCATGAATTGATGAATCAATGGACTTTGTGGGTGCATATGCTCTAATGGGTGTATGATTTTTGATAATAAAAACTATGAGGTCGTGAAGATGTTTGGGATGATACCGAGAAGATATATACATTAATGTGCTATTATGGACAAAAGTGAGACGGGGAATAACAGTTGAGGAGGACAAACAAACTTGCTTCATATGTGTGGTTCTGAGATTTTTGTTAATTCTGATGTTGTTCTTTAAAAAGATGCTAAGTTGATCATTGTGTTGGTAATAAGGTTGAGACCAGAGACATTTAATTTCCTTATGGGGCGTGGGCTGTGGGAAATGAGTGTGACTCTCAAGGATGTTGGTTATATAATAGGATTGCCGGTATTCGGGGAGGCGTTGACATATGGTGAAATACCTAATTCAAGAGCTTATTTTGTAGTCAACTGGTTCGAGCCTCTTACTACTACTCTGGTTGACGATACATTGTATAAAAATCATGTAAGTTTACTTGGTTGTTTGAAACATATGGTAAAAATAAGCGTCTGAAGGATGATTGGAGTCAGATTGTGATACATACTCTTGCCTACATATTATTGGTCATATGCTCGGTTCTTTTCTCTACTCCTCGCCCAAATATGGTATGATAATCCCAGATCACCCCGGGACCTTCTCCTTGTAGGGTCCGAACTCAAACTCCTTTTAGGCTGTAACGATGGCCGTGTGCGGTGtagctgtagggtgggaacctacaaaacagaaccggaggggggtggcatccccgcggcacctccggcgtgaggATGAGAAAGGGTTTTGAGGAGAAGAAGGGCAAAGTTGGGATTATGCAGATATGTTTGTGAGGAGTACGTGTGTGCATGTAAGTAtatgtgagagagagagagtatatATGCTTGTAACCTGTAACCTTCCTTCTGTTCTaccttttataggcctcctactagggtttaggggtttgtcccttttcatctggatcgtaggttggccttttggactgtagggcatctggacgcctgggatgcgtcagagtactatcagatcTGGACCGTAAGAACGTCCTGGATTCCGGGTGCCTGGAAggtggtgatgttgccacgtgtcctgggCTCCCCAAGGTCAACGCTGAATCCGTTAGAGTACTATCAGATCTGGACTGTAGGAACGTTCTGGATCCCGGgaacctggacggtggtgatgccGCCACGTGTCCTGGGGTCTTATGTTTGGGCCCTGGGCCTCTTCAATTGGGCCTGACTTATTATGggctatcatttgccccccactcccttatgcgggtttacccggatgggggagtagaGTAATTGCCCTTGTGCCGCGGCGCCTTTGTAAAATTTTGGGGGTTGTTTGATTTGCTGCCCCCAaaccccggggtcaaatggggatgagactccggggttagcttggttagtcatttgattttagttcaaggtggggttccttgaaatactttggaaaattttgggggtttgaTTTATTGCCCCCTAAGCCCGGGGTCACatggggatgagactccggggttgacttggttagtcatttgaCTTTAGTTCAAGGTGGGGTTCCTTGAAAtactttggaaaattttgggggtttgaTTTATTGCCCCCTAAGCCCGGGGTCACATGGGGATGGGACTCcagggttgacttggttagtcatttgaCTTTAGTTCAAGGTGGGGTTCCTTGAAAtactttggaaaattttgggggtttgaTTTATTGCCCCCTAAGCCCGGGGTCACatggggatgagactccggggttgacttggttagtcatttgaCTTTAGTTCAAGGTGGGGTTCCTTGAAAtactttggaaaattttgggggtttgaTTTATTGCCCCCTAAGCCCGGGGTCACATGGGGATgtgactccggggttgacttggttagtca
It contains:
- the LOC141719293 gene encoding uncharacterized protein LOC141719293, producing the protein MTAALQMLAYGAAAGQCVEICRMGESTTLECMKKFYEQVEKLFGKEYLRAPISADLRRLLATGEQRGFPGMIGSIECMHWEWKNCPSGWDGAYSGRKGRPTIILEAVAFYDTLVWHAFFGVPGAQNDINVLGQSPVFDKLSQEIAQRYSIFVKTISNPATQAHKLFAKKQEAYRKDVKRCFGILQSRWAILRHGARMHKHSTLRSIMMTCIILHNMIVEDEFVEDEFVESVEEDLINPLASRVCDGPVDYNGVRIPFAPVQRDERNQQAFWNHIENLESAYVHTMLQNDLVEHNWALEANE